The sequence below is a genomic window from Humulus lupulus chromosome 3, drHumLupu1.1, whole genome shotgun sequence.
CTTTTACAGCACCACACAGTATAGGATTGACTGTCACAAAAATCTGGCGCAAAAAAGTCTCCTCACCTTCTTTAACACTTTCATCatcttctttaattttttcatttgtAGTACAAGAATCAAGTACATGAAAACCTTCTGAAGTCAAATGATATAACTGCTCTTTGTGAAATAACTTTCGAATTAGAACTGTTGTTTTTCCGGTTCCTGATCTCCCAAGAATGAAGGAGGTTCTATCGAAATGAACAGCCTCTATTTCTTGATTTGTTAGTTTGAAAGGAAGTATCATTTCTGTACCAATACTTGAATCAGAGAGCAAGTGTCTCACCATATCAGAAGTCAAAGGGTAGAATTTCATCAGTTGCAAATTTTCAGTCATTTTGAAATCCTCAAGGTTTCTTATACTATAATCAAAAGGTTCAGTAGTAAATCTTATCCCTTCTTCAATGTGGTTATGTTTTTCATAATAAACATTATCATGGGAGGTTTCCCAGCTCATAGGAACCTCCAAATCCCTAAACCAATAAAAAAGCAGAAAAAAAACACATCAAAATCAGTTGAAAAGACATCATATATACTTGCAACTTACACAGAACAATATGAGTATCTCTAGTAATGTTACTTATTAGACTTACCCTTCAACACATTTGGTCTTACAACGATTAAGATCATCAGCGACGTATGTCAGAAACACGGTATCAAGAAGCTTGACCAGTTTAGAAACATCTACAGGTGGCAGCACATCCCAGACTTTCAAGACTTGAACATACCAATATTGTTCCTTCTCTATGTCAATTGAACAAATTACATGCAAATCCTTAACCTTGCATTGTTTCAGAGTTTGTTTTGATTCATCACAAGTAATTAGAACACCCATCTTAGGCCTCCAGCCATTTGCTAGCCTCAATAGCATGTTCATCACTAAATTCTTCTTCTGAGATGACTTgattttttcaaatgatttcacaaaattatcacTAAAGCTGACCTGGAACCATAACCAAAAAACAGATTCTAAGTCAATGCAATAAGCCAAAACATAATCATCAGGACTCATCCAAAAACTCTGAACACGGAAAGAAATAAGAAACATTTGACATAAAGTCTACCTTCCATTTGGCATTCATGAAAAGTATACTGTCAGGATTGAGCAATTCATCCAATTGATCAAGCTCTTTCTTGACTTCTCCCACAAATTTACCGAGGTCTTTGTGTTGCTCAACATTAAAGAAACACTTCCGTCCTTTCGCATCACGAATAATCAATTTCCAGAAAGAATTTGTACCTCTAGATAGTGTTCTTTCATCTCCCAGAATCCATAGACAGTCTCTACATTGACATAAGCATAAAGCAATGGGAAATGATCACTATGTAGGATATTCAATGGAAAGAAATAATGAAGTGAGAAGTAAATTAACCTTTTACCTGGCACTTGTAAATGCTCTATTAACTCTCTCAGGATTGGAAAGCAACCCAATTGTACCATCAGAATTGGATCTTACAGTAGACAACACAATTATATCGATCTTTTCACCTTGCAACTCCTTAATGTCAATTACTTTTACAGTAAATCCCAAAATTACTGTATTTGTCTCCAAGTTTCTCTTTTATTTCAACTATTTGAGCAGAGTAAGTAGATACTATAGAGACATTTAGTTCTTGCCTCTTGCACTTCCATTCTGAATAATAAAATGAACAAAAAATACGTATTAGGGACATCATGCAAACAAGATCAGCTAAAACTTTAACATGTATATCAAGCAAGAAAATAGTACTAATGAAGTCCAAATGTTTTGAAGCTTGTATAGAAAATAAGAAGCATCCATCATGCATGTATTCATGAATGAAAGATCGCTATGCATGTAGAAAATCCAAGTATAATAGAGTGATGCATGCAGTGAGATACCTTTGTACAGATTCTGAACAATTCTCGTCACTAAAATCACCTCAACCATGTTTTTCCAGCCATATTGAacatcatctatttcttctttTCCACATGAAATATTGATAAATGAATATGGACCAAACAGGGTAGTCCTTGAATCGTTCAAACTCATATTACTATACTTGGAAGTTTCTACCAACTTGTTTATACACTCCCCAACTTCCATCCTCTCTTCCTATTTATCCAAAAGGTTTTAGAACTGTTCTCATAGAATGTTCAGTACTCAAAATAATTTGTTTTGTTTAGCTAAAATAGTGCTTAAATATATTGAGTAGTGGAAGAGGTGGAGTAGAGGCAAATGGGGATAccaatagttttttttattttttaatgtaatgtTGCAGAGACAAAATATAAGGAAGCTGAAGAGAGTAGACGTGGAGGGTTTCAATAAGGAAGTGTACTTAGTTAATACTAATTAGCAAATTAGGCACGCTTTGGTTTGGTTCCAaagcataagcatgcataaaaagATGAGATTTATGTGTGGAGCTCTGcaagacatatatataaatatatatatatatattcctgattgtacattgttttttttttaagccAAATGAATTTCATTAATTGATTAAAATAGAACTAAGTCCAaccagttttttttttcttggaaaTGCATAGTCCAACCAGTTTAAAAAGCTTATATAGAGTTTAGTGATAGGGATAACCTGCCAAATTGGAAATACAGAAACAAGAAATAGGGAAATAGAAACTAGAGAGAAACAACAACAGCCATTCATTGAATTAAGAGGAATTTGAGAGCATGTATCTCTCCAAATACAACTTGTCTCAGATAATCCACACCTCTCCCTGGCTACTCTCTCCACTACATATTCTATTACTACTCGGTACACCCACTTCCCTCTTCCCTGTACCCACCCTTAGGCTACAACAACTCTCATAACAACTTTTGTAACAACTAAACCCCTGCACTTATCTCTGCTGACTTGGCAGCCACTTCACTCTTCCCTTTCTTCCTAGCGTACACATATGTCAATGGAGGCCTATCAATAACCCTGCCCAAAGACTCACTTTGTCCTCAAGGTGAAATTGAGGGAATTGTTGCTGCAACACTGGGAAGTCTTCCCATGTTGCTTCAAACTCAGGCAAGTTTACCCACTTGATCAAGGTCTGTGGAGGGGTCTTATGTGTACCTGGACGCACACCCAACACTGTTTTAGGAGTTAAAATTCATTCTAGGTTTGCTGCCAGTTCTGGAGGTAAGTGAGATGCATGCTGATGTGGTCCCAAAGCAGCGCGGAGAAGCGACACGTGAAAAATTGGGTGAATGGTGGAATCCGGAGGCAGTTCTAGGCAGTATGCAGCTGTTCCTACTTGTGCTATCACTGGAAAAGGTCCAAAAAAACGTAGAGCCAGCTTCTCATTACGGCAGTTAGCTAAGGACCTTTGTCTATAGGGTCGCAACTTCACATACACTAGGTCTCCCACGAAAAATTGAACATCGCGCCTCTTCTTGTCAGCTTGTATCTTCATCTTTTGTTGTGCTCTTTGGAGATTCAGTTTGAGTAGCTCCAATACATCATCCCGAGCCGTCAAATGTTCCTCAACAGCTGAAACTTTTGTGCTTCCATTTTCAAATCGAATCAAAGGGGGTGGATCTCTGTGATACATAGCCAGAAAAGGAGTCATCCCCGCTGAAGTATGGTACGAAGTATTGTACCAAAACTCTGCCCATGGAAGCCATCCTACCCACTGTTTGGGTCTTGTACTCACAAAGCATCTCAAATACGTCTCAAGGCATCTATTGACGACTTCTATCTGGCCATCCAACTATGGATGATACGAAGTACTGTGCTTGAGTTGGGTGCCTTGTAGGCAGAATAATTCCTTCCAGAAAATGCTCATAAATACCTTGTCCCGGTCTGAGATAAAAGACCTCGGTATTCCATGTAGTCTTACCACTTCTCTCACAAAAACTGTGGCAACTGTTGTGGCTGAAAACGGGTGACATAGAGGTATAAAGTGGTTGTATTTGGTGAGTCTGTCCACTACAACAAAGATGGTGTCGAACCCATTGGATATTGGTAAGCCCTCAATGAAGTCCATTGAAATATTCTCCCAAACTTGTTTCGGAATGGGCAATGGCTACAGTAATCCAGCTGGAGATTATGccaaatatttattttgtttgcACGTGGCACACTCTGCGACATACTTTGGGACATCCTTTCTCATACCCGACCAATAGAGAGCCCGAGCTAACCTCTGAAAAGTTTTGAAAACCCCATAATGGTCCCCAATGTTGATGTCGTGGTACTCTTTGAGTAATATTGGGATGAATGGTGAGGATGAAAGAATGACTAAGCGACCTCTAAACTTCAAGCAACCTTGTACTAGTGAATAGCCTCCCGTGTCTCTGCCATGACTGATTTCATGGATAAATTTAGCCAATGTTGGATATGCCTTAACATGTGCCTGCATGTCTGGAATGGAGATAAGTGTTGGTACCGATATTGCTGCCAACGACACTTCTTAATAGACCCTAGAAAGAGAATCAGCAGCTTTGTTTTCCAATCCAGGCCTATACATAATTTCAAAATTGTATCCCAACAGCTTAGTTAGCCATTTCTGATGCTCTGAAGCCACCAATCTTTCCTCGAACAAGTATTTTAAACCCCGCTGGTCTGTTCGCACTACGAACTTGCGACCCAACAGATAAGGGCGCCACTTATGTATTGCCAACACAATTTCCATCAGCTCTCGTTCGTAAACAGACTTAGTGTGAGCTCTAGACGATAGGACCTAACTGTAAAAGGCAATGGGTCGCTGATTTTGCATCAGAACTACCCCTAATCCATTGCCCAAGGCATCAGCTTCTTTCACGAATGGAATAGAAAAGTCAGGCAAAGCTAGAACGGGTACGGAACACATGGCCTCCTTCAATTGAACAAAGGCTTGTTGAGCTTCTTCCGACCACCAAAAGGCGTCCTTTTTCAACTGATCTGTGAGGGGTCGTGCGATCTGCCCATAACCACGCACAAACTTTCGGTAATACCCTGTGAGACCTAGAAATCCTCTCAATTCTCGTAGGGTCTTGGGTGAGGCCAGTCGGCCATGGCTGCTAGTTTGCAAGGGTCTGCTGAAATGATATGACCCAAGTATTCTAGCTTGCTTTGGGCAAAGAGACTTCTTTCGGTTTGCATACAATTGGTGCTGACAAAACCGATCTAGAACCATTCCCAAGCAGCGCTCATGATCCTCAAGAGTAGAGCTGTATACTAAAATGTCATCGAAGAAAACAAGAACAAATTTTCGCAAGAAGTCACGGAATACCTCATTCATCAAAGCTTGAAAAGTGGCGGGGGCGTTGGTCAAGCCAAAAGGCATAACGAGAAACTCATAGTGACCCTCATGTGTTCGGAAAGCTGTTTTCTCCACATCCTTGGCACGCACTCGAATTTGGTGATAACCGGATTTTAGATCCAATTTGGAGAACACTTTTTCCCCATGTAACTCATCCAAGAGCTCGTCGATGACCAATATCAGAAATTTATCAACCACTGTAGCTCTATTCAAAGCTCTGTAATCTACACAAAATCGCCAACTACCGTCTTTTTTCTTCACTACCAGAACCAGACTAGAAAAGGGGCTTGTGCTAGGTCTGACAATTCCGGCTTGCAACATTTCAGCCATTAGTCTCTCAATCTCGTCCTTTTGAGCTTGGGCATACCGGTATGGTCTCACGCTTATTGGCCCCATGCCTTCCTTCAAAGAGATGGTGTGCTCTCTAGCCCATTGTGGCGGTAGCCCTTGCAGCATATTGAACACTATTTCAAACTTTTTTAAAATAGTCTCGATATTTGGGTTCCTCTTCTACTGAAACCGCACTAAATTCTACCCAAAAACCCTCACCCTCTTTCTGCACGGTATAAATCATCGCTCTAAGAGATATTTGGGACTTGCAAAGGGCAGGATCCCCTTGGTGTGTAATCCATGATCCTCCTACTTCAAATTTCATAATCATAGTCCTCCAGTTCACTTGCATATTCCCTATTGTTTCCAACCATTTAATGCCTAAGATCACATCTGCCCCGCCCAACTCTAGCGGTAGGAAATCAGTGACTACCCGAATAGGGCTCAAGTCCAACTCCACCGAGCTGCAAATCCCATCATCACGTACCTTTCCTCCAGTGCCCAACAATACTCCATAACATGATGTGGCCGTAATCGGAAGGTGAGCTACCTTAACAATGTCCACTGAAATAAAGTTGTGTGTTGCTCCACTGTCAATGAGGACGGTAACTGGTTGTTGCCTAATTCGGCCTGCCAATTTCATTGTGTTGGATGGGGTGATTCCAACCAAAGAATTCAGTGACAAAGTGGCCAAGGTTTCTTCAATCACCATATCGTCAACCGATTCCGGGGTTGGAGGTGGGGACTCCATTTGTGGACTGCCTTCTTCCTCATCCATAACCAAAATCATTTGCAAAGCTTTCAATTCGCATTCGTGCCCACGATTCCATTCTTTTCACACTTGAAACAAACCCCCTAGCCTTACGATCTTGGTATTCAGCCTCCAAAATTCGTTGCACTTGT
It includes:
- the LOC133825699 gene encoding uncharacterized protein LOC133825699, with protein sequence MEVGECINKLVETSKYSNMSLNDSRTTLFGPYSFINISCGKEEIDDVQYGWKNMVEVILVTRIVQNLYKVIDIKELQGEKIDIIVLSTVRSNSDGTIGLLSNPERVNRAFTSARDCLWILGDERTLSRGTNSFWKLIIRDAKGRKCFFNVEQHKDLGKFVGEVKKELDQLDELLNPDSILFMNAKWKVSFSDNFVKSFEKIKSSQKKNLVMNMLLRLANGWRPKMGVLITCDESKQTLKQCKVKDLHVICSIDIEKEQYWYVQVLKVWDVLPPVDVSKLVKLLDTVFLTYVADDLNRCKTKCVEGDLEVPMSWETSHDNVYYEKHNHIEEGIRFTTEPFDYSIRNLEDFKMTENLQLMKFYPLTSDMVRHLLSDSSIGTEMILPFKLTNQEIEAVHFDRTSFILGRSGTGKTTVLIRKLFHKEQLYHLTSEGFHVLDSCTTNEKIKEDDESVKEGEETFLRQIFVTVNPILCGAVKEHVEGLKRFACGGKSAENSVSDSDVPDSFKGLHRSLFPLVISYHKFLMMLDGTLGNSFFDRFPEATRGATSLARENFIRMKEVNFDKFEQSYWPHFNRKITKSLPSSIVFAEIMSCIKGGLQALSCHEGVKGLR